The genomic interval CCTCCAACCGCACGCCACGCGGCACCGGGTCCAACCGGCTTCCACCACACGCCTTGCAGGGCGCCGTCTCGCCCTCGGCCTGCGCGGGGGGACCGCCCTGCACTCCCGTGCCCTCGCACGAGTCGCAGCGGCCCTGCTTCGTGTTGAAGGAGAACCAGCGCGGGTCCAGCTCCGGCACGGCGGTGCCACACTTGGGGCAGGTGCGCTCGGTGGACAGCAGCGTCTCGCCCTTCGCCGTGCGGACCTTCAGCGCGCCCTGCCCCCAGCCCAGCGCCTTGTCGAACAAGTCCCTGGGCAGCTTCGCCAACTTGCCCTCGAACATGACCAGGTCGATGTCGTGCTCACGCGTCTTCGCCAGGCGCGGCGGGTCATCCGTGGAGGCGAGCTCCCCGTCGACGATGGCCTGGGTGATGCCCGCGCGCGCCGCCGCCGTGAAGACATCCAGGTAGGTGCCCTTGCGCGCCCGCACCGCCGGAGCCAACACCGTCCCGTCGCCCTTCATCGCCTGGAGCTGCGCGAAGAGGAGCTCTGGAGACATGGAGGTGATGGGCGTGTCGTCCTTGGGGCAGTGCGGCTCGCCCAGCTTGGCGAACAGGAGACGCAGGTAGTGGGCCACCTCGGTGACGGTGGCCACCGTGCTGGTGCCACCCGCGCGCGAGGTGCGCTGCTCCAACGCCACGGACGGAGGAATGGAGCCGACGCGCTCCACGTCGGGCCGGGGCATGGTCGGCAGGAACTGGCGCGCGTACGGGCTGAGTGTCTCCAGGAAGCGCCGCTGCCCTTCCGCGAACACCACGTCGAACGCGAGCGAGCTCTTGCCCGAACCGCTCGGCCCCGTGACGACGGTCAGCTTGCCCAGCGGAATCTTGCAGGACACGTCCTGGAGGTTGTGCTCACGCGCGTGCTCCACCTCGATAGCCGGCGCCGCGTCCTTCGCGGCCTTGCGCGGCTTCGACGGGCGGGCCTGCGCGCGGCGCTCACCGCGCAGCGCCTCCGCCGTCGCGCCCTTTCCTCTCGCCACGTCCGACGGAGTCCCTTCCGCCACCAGCCGCCCACCGTCGCGTCCACCCACGGGCCCCAGGTCGACAATCCAGTCCGACGCCTTCATCACCGACACGTCGTGGTCGACCACGAGGACACTCGCCCCCCGGTCCACCAGCACGTGCAGCGCGTCGATGACGTGGCGCACGTCCTCCGCGTGCAGGCCCGCGCTCGGCTCGTCGATGATGAACAGCGCGTCCTTCGACTCACTGGCCAGGGCGCGCGCAAGCTTCAGCCGCTGCGCCTCGCCACCGGACAGCGTGGACAGGGGCTGCCCCAGGGGCAGATAGCCCAATCCCAGACGGGCCACCGGCCCCAGCGTGCGCTGAAGCGCCGCGTCCTTCCCGAAGTGCTGGAGCACCTCCTCCACCGTCATCTCCAGCACCTGCGCCACGCTGAAGCCCTGGTGGCGGACGGCGAGCACCTCCTCCTTGAAGCGCCGGCCCCGGCACACCGCGCACAGCAGGGCCACGTCCGCGAGGAACTGCATCTCCACCGTCTCGTAGCCTTCGCCCGAGCACGCCTCGCAGCGCCCCTTGTCCACGTTGAAGGAGAAGTGGGCCGGCGTCAGCCCGCGCACCTCCGCGTCCGGCTCCGAGGCGAAGAGCTCACGCAACTTGTCCCACGCCTTGGTGTACGTGGCCGCGTTACCTCGCGACGTGCGGCCCAGCGGGGATTGGTCCACGAAGGTGATGGACTTCACTCCGTCCGCGCCCTCCACCGCGTCCACCACGCCCGGGGCCTCCACGTCCTTCACGCCGAGCCGCCGCGCCAGGTGCCGGTAGATGACCTCGTCCACCAACGTGCTCTTGCCGGAGCCGCTCGGGCCCGTCACCGCGCACAACACGCCCAGCGGCACGCTCACCGACAGCGCCTTCAGGTTGTGCTCACGCGCCCCGCGAATCTCCAGCGAGCCGGTGCGCTTGCGCGGCGCCCTCGGCGCCTCCCCCGTCCCCGCGAGCAGCCGTCCGGTGGGCAAATCATCGCGCTTCGCCAGCGCCTCGGGCGTGCCATCGAAGCACAGCTGTCCACCCTCGCGGCCCGCCCCGGGCCCCAGCTCCAACACGCGATGCGCGGAGCGGATGACCAGCGGGTCATGCTCAATCACCAGCGCGATGTTGCCGCGCTCGGCCAGCTCGGAGATGGCCTCCGTCAGCGGCGGCACATCCCCCGGGTGGAGGCCCACGGTGGGCTCGTCCAACACGAACAGCGAGCCCGTCAGCGACGTGCCCAGCGCCGCCGTCAGCGACACGCGCTGCGCCTCGCCTCCCGACAGCGTGCGCGCCTGACGGTCCAACGTCAGGTAGCCCAGGCCCACGCGCTTCAGGTAGCGCAGGCGCGCGGACAGCTCCCGCCGCGCCAGCTCCCCCTGCCCCGTCGTCGGACGCAGCGCATCCAGACGAGACAGCGCCTCCGTCAGCTCCAGTCCATGCCACCCCGGCAGGTCCAGCCCGCCCACGCGGTACGCACGGGCCTGCTCATTGAGCCGCGCGCCGCCGCAGCTCTCGCACAGCGAATACGCGCGGTAGCGCGCCAGCAGCACACGCACGTGCATCTTGTACGTGCGGCTCTCCATCCACCGGAACCACGCGCGCACGCCCGGATACTGGCGGCCCTCGTCATAGTCCCCCGCGCCCTCCAGCACCGACTCGCGCTGCGCGTTCGTCAGCGAGGACCAGGGCTTGTCCATGGGGATGCCCTTCTCGCGGCACCAGCGCTGGAGCATGCCCCTCTCCCACTGCGTCGACGCGCCAGACCAAGGACGGATGGCCCCATCCGCCAGGCTCAACGCCGGGTTGGGTGTCACCTTGTCCCAGTCGATGCCGATGGTGCGGCCAAAGCCCCGGCACGCCGCGCACGCGCCCACCGGAGACTGGTAGCTGAACAACCCGGGGCGCGCGGGCTCGAACTCGCGGGCACACTTGGGACACACCAGGCCGCGGCGCACGCGCTTCGCCTCCGCGCCCGCCACCCACACCACCGCCTCGCCCTCCGCGCGGTTCCACGCGTCCTCCACCGCCTGCGTCACACGCGACAGCTGCGACTGCGACAGCTTCACCCGGTCCACCAGCACCCGCGCCACACCCGCCGAGTCCGTCGCCTCCGAGGGCTTGAGCGACTCCAGCTCCCGCACCTCGCCCTGCACCACCAGCCGGTGATAGCCGTCCTTCAGCAACCGCGCGCGGGCGTCCAGGAACGACGCCGTGTCCGGGATTCGCAACGGGAACGCGATGAGGGCCGGGGCATCTGGTGACTCGCGTAGCAGCGCCGTCGCCGCGGAGCGCGCGTCCGTGCGCACCGCCTCCACGCCGCACGTGGGGCACACCGGCATCGCCTCGCGCGTGAAGAGCGCGGACAGGTAGGGCTCCACATCCGCCAGGGTGGCCACCGTCGAACGGGAGCTCTTCACCGGCGCGCGCCGGTCCACCGCCACGCCCGCGGCCACGGGCTCCAGCGCCTCCATGGGAGGCCGCTCCAGCCGCTCCAGGAACTGCCGGGCGTACGGGCTGAAACTCTCCACGAAGCGCCGCTGCCCCTCCGCGTACAGCGTGTCGAGCGCCAGGCTCGACTTGCCCGCCCCCGAGACGCCGGTGATGCAGACCAGTTCGCCCTCGGCCAGGTCGACGGAGAGTTCCTTCAGGTTGTGCGTGCGGGCGCCTACGAGGTGGGTCTTGTGCATTTCAGGTCGGAGGTTTAACGACCTGACAGTTCAATGCCAGTACCAAGTGGCCTGCCGCCCGGGGGTGAGCCCGCCCGGGTTGGGTGGAGGGCAGGCGGCTTGCTACAACAGAGCCCGCGAGCGCGCGGGGAGGCACCCCTTGGCCCCGCCCGCTCGGAAATCCCCCGCGACACAGGAGGCTCCATGGCCGAGCGAAGCGACAGGTCTCCGCCCCGTGACGCCTTGGTCCAGGCCTCACCTTCCCTGGTGCTGCTGGAAGTGGATGGGAGATGTGCCTCGGGCTTCATCGCCACGGACCAGGGCCACCTCGTCACCAGCCTGCACGTGGTGGCCGGCGCGCGCCTCATCCACGCGGTGATGGCGGATGGGACACGCGCCCAGGTGGACCACATCGCCGCGATGGATGACCGCAGGGACCTGGCCGTCCTCCGGCTCCCCGCACCACCGCCCGCTCCACCGCTGGACGTCTCGCCCGTCTCCCTCCCCGGCGAGGGGGACACCGTCTACGTCCTGCGAGCCATGGCCGGCCCCGCACCGGAAATCCGCGCGCAAGAAGTGCGGGCGGTGCAGGTGCTGGGGGATTGGCTCACCCTGCTGGAGTTGACGCGGACGCTGCCCGACGACGCCTCGGGCAGCCCCGTGCTGGACATGCGCGGCGCGGTGGTGGGCGTGGCCACGGCGGCCCTGGCCAATGGCCGGGCCCTGGGGCTCGTCATCCCGACCCGCTACGTCACCCCGCTTCTACGAACCTCCTCCCGCGCGCCCCTGTCCGCCCTGGAGGCACCGCGCCGCAGGGCCGGCCGCGTGCGTCAGGTGCCCCAGCATCCGTTGAGCCTGCTCGAGGGGGCCACCTCCGACGCGCTGGAGTCCATCGCCACCACGCTGGGCCACGCCATCAACACGGGCGCGCCCGCCTACAACCGGGGCGACGCGGATGGTTGTTACCGCCTCTACGCCCGGACCGCCGAGCGGCTCATCGACTCGTGCGAGGCCTTCCCCGGTGCCCAGCACGCGCTGCGCGACGGACTGCGCCGCTGCGAGGCCCTGCCCGATTCCGACGACCGCGCCTGGGCGTTGCGCGACACCTTCGATGGCTTGCTGGATGTCATCGGCCGCTGGCTCCAGGTCCGCCCGGAGACCGCGCGCGCCGCCCGGCCGGTGGCGCCGCCGCCCAAGCGCTACCTCAACTGACGCCCGGCCTCAGTCCTTCGAGCCCCACCGGACCGCCAACAGATATCCCGTGGGCTGCCGCTCCAACACCTCCACCCGCGCCTCCACGCGGGTGTAGCGCAGCACGCCTTCCACCACGCCCGCGACGAAGTCCGGAAGTGGATCTCCATCCACCACCCGCACCCGCCAGTCGCGCAGCCCCATCGCCTCCACGCCCATCCGCATGTCCTCGCGCCCCGCACGCAGGTACGTGGGCAGCCGCGCCAGACACCGTTCCGTTCCCAACAGGGGCGCGGCGGTGGCGAAGATGCGCCCCACCAACGTCTGGGCGAAGCCCTCCACGTAGCGAAGCCCCAGTGCGCGATTGGCCTCTTCCAGGGGTTTTCCCACACAAACAAAACGCCGGGCCACGCCCAGCGCGGCGCGCCATACCGTCAGCGGGTAGTACTCCTGGAAGACCTCCGCGTCGTAGCCAATGTCTCGCAATGATTGGGCAAACGCACCCGTCGGCTTGAGCGCATGGACAAACAATCCCTCGAAGTTGCGCCGGGATACCTGCACCGGCAGGGGCGGAGCCTTCCAGGACTCTCCCACCGCGTCCTCCGAGCCAACCCGTTCCATGGCGTTCCCCCAGAACGACTCGCCAGTCCAGCCCCATTCTAACAGCCTGGACTCCGCAAGGCTTTACTTGCCCTGGAAAACTAGCGTCGTGGCACACTTCAACAACGCGGGGGGCCCGTGCAACGATGGTGATTTGCTTGCGAGGAGTCCAATGCGGGTCCTGATAGTCGCTCAGGGAGGGGCGGACCTGTCGCCACTGGAAGCCCTGCTGGAAGAGCGGGGGGACACGGTGGTCCACGTCTCGCGCGACGTGGAGGTCCCCGCGGCCTGGCGCGCCGGTGCCTGTCCATTGGTGGTTCTGGACACCCGCGACGAGGGCTCTCGCGTGCCGCTGCTGCGGGCCCTGCGCAGCCTGCCCGGAGGCAACGCGGCGGTGGTGTTGCTGGTGGCGCGGCGCGGCGCGTTGCACACCGCGACACTGGCATTGGAAGAAGGCGCCGACGAGGTCCTCGCCTGGCCCCTGGACATGGAGGAGCTGAAGCTGCGGCTGGGGATGGCGGAGCGCCGCTCACTGCGGCGCGAGTCACGCGCGGGGGTGCCCTTCGGCGACGCGCTGCGCGACACCCTCCTGGCCGTCAGCCCCGTCCCCACCTGCATCACCACGCTGGTGGACGGACGGGTGGTGGCGGCCAATGACGCCTACTTCCGGGCCTTCGGCTACACCCGCGAGGAGATGCTGGGCAAGACGACGGTGGAGCTCCACTTGTGGGACCGCCCCTTCGACCGCGCGCAGGTGGTGGAGCGGCTGCGGCAGCACGGCACGGTGCGAGGCGCGGATGCCCGCTATCACACCCGCACGGGCGAGGTGCGCCACACGATGCTCTTCATGGGGTTGGTGCCACTGGGAGACGAGCCCCACGTCATCTCCTTCTTCCCGGACATCACCCCGCTCAAGCAGGCCGAGGAGGAGCTGCGCCGCTCCGAGGTGAGCTTCCGCACCCTCATCCAGAGCCTGCCGGACCTGGTGGCGGTGTTCGACCGCGACGCCCGCGTGCGCTACGCCAACCTCAAGGTCGCCCGCGCGCTGGGCTACTCCGACGTGCGGGAGCTCGTCGGCAAGCACATCTCCGACCTGATACCCCCCGAGGACCTCGCCTCCGCGGACGCCCGCATGCACGAGGCGCTGCGCACCGGCCGCAACGCGCTACAAGAGCGGCGCATGGTGCGGTGCGACGGCGGCATCCTCCACGTGGAGTCCACCACCTTCCCCCTCCACTTCGACGGAGAGGACTCCATCGTCTCCGTGGCGCACGACCTCACCGAACGCCACCAGATGCAGGCGCGGCTGCGGCTCGCCGAGCGCATGGCCTCCGTGGGCACCCTCGCCGCGGGCGTGGCGCACGAAATCAACAACCCCCTGGCCTACCTCACCGCCAACCTCTCCTTCGCGCGCGAGGAGCTCTCCCACCTGCCCGGCCCTGGCGAGCCCGGCGTGGAGCCGGAGCAGTCGCGCTCGCTCGCGGACGCACAATCCGCGCTCGCCGAGGCCCAGCAGGGCGCCGAGCGCGTGCGCACCATCGTCCGCGACTTGAAGACCTTCAGCCGGGTGGACGCGCTCGAGGACTCCATCATCGACGTGCGCCAGGTGCTCGACTCCACGCTGAACCTGGCCACCACCGAAATCCGCCACCGCGCCCGCGTGGTGAAGTCCTTCGAGGACGTGCCGCCGGTGCGCGCCAACGAGTCGCGCCTGGGCCAGGTGTTCCTCAACCTGCTGGTCAACGCCGCGCAGGCCATCCCCGAGGGCGCGCCGGAGCGTCACGAGATTCGCGTCACCGCGCGCGTGGGCGACGCGGCCCGCGTGCTGGTGGAGGTGGCGGACACGGGCGTGGGCATCGCCGTGGAGCACCTGCCCCGCCTCTTCGACCCGTTCTTCACCACCAAGGCCCCCGGCGTGGGCACCGGCCTGGGCCTGTCCATCTGCCACAACCTGGTGACGGCGCTGGGCGGCGAAATCCGCGTGCGCAGCAGCCCCGGCAAGGGCTCCACGTTCCAGGTGCTCCTGCCCGCCTCCGAACAGCCTCGCGCGGAGCCGGAGCCGCTCGTCATGGAGACGCCCGCCGTGGAGAAGCGCGGCCGGCTGCTCGTCGTGGATGACGAGCCCCTGGTCTGCACCGCGCTGGGCCGCACGCTGCGCCCTCACCACGACGTCACGCTCGCCACGCGCGCCCAGGACGCGCTGGAGCGCATCGAAGCGGGCGAACACTACGACGTCGTCTTCTGCGACCTGATGATGCCGGGCATGAGCGGCATGGACTTCTACTCCACCCTCCTGAAGCGCCATCCGGACCAGGCCCGCCGCGTCGTCTTCCTCACCGGCGGTGCGGTGACACCTCAGGCGCGCGCATTCCTGGAAACCATCACCA from Myxococcus stipitatus carries:
- a CDS encoding serine protease, which encodes MAERSDRSPPRDALVQASPSLVLLEVDGRCASGFIATDQGHLVTSLHVVAGARLIHAVMADGTRAQVDHIAAMDDRRDLAVLRLPAPPPAPPLDVSPVSLPGEGDTVYVLRAMAGPAPEIRAQEVRAVQVLGDWLTLLELTRTLPDDASGSPVLDMRGAVVGVATAALANGRALGLVIPTRYVTPLLRTSSRAPLSALEAPRRRAGRVRQVPQHPLSLLEGATSDALESIATTLGHAINTGAPAYNRGDADGCYRLYARTAERLIDSCEAFPGAQHALRDGLRRCEALPDSDDRAWALRDTFDGLLDVIGRWLQVRPETARAARPVAPPPKRYLN
- a CDS encoding DUF2378 family protein, which produces MERVGSEDAVGESWKAPPLPVQVSRRNFEGLFVHALKPTGAFAQSLRDIGYDAEVFQEYYPLTVWRAALGVARRFVCVGKPLEEANRALGLRYVEGFAQTLVGRIFATAAPLLGTERCLARLPTYLRAGREDMRMGVEAMGLRDWRVRVVDGDPLPDFVAGVVEGVLRYTRVEARVEVLERQPTGYLLAVRWGSKD
- the uvrA gene encoding excinuclease ABC subunit UvrA, which codes for MHKTHLVGARTHNLKELSVDLAEGELVCITGVSGAGKSSLALDTLYAEGQRRFVESFSPYARQFLERLERPPMEALEPVAAGVAVDRRAPVKSSRSTVATLADVEPYLSALFTREAMPVCPTCGVEAVRTDARSAATALLRESPDAPALIAFPLRIPDTASFLDARARLLKDGYHRLVVQGEVRELESLKPSEATDSAGVARVLVDRVKLSQSQLSRVTQAVEDAWNRAEGEAVVWVAGAEAKRVRRGLVCPKCAREFEPARPGLFSYQSPVGACAACRGFGRTIGIDWDKVTPNPALSLADGAIRPWSGASTQWERGMLQRWCREKGIPMDKPWSSLTNAQRESVLEGAGDYDEGRQYPGVRAWFRWMESRTYKMHVRVLLARYRAYSLCESCGGARLNEQARAYRVGGLDLPGWHGLELTEALSRLDALRPTTGQGELARRELSARLRYLKRVGLGYLTLDRQARTLSGGEAQRVSLTAALGTSLTGSLFVLDEPTVGLHPGDVPPLTEAISELAERGNIALVIEHDPLVIRSAHRVLELGPGAGREGGQLCFDGTPEALAKRDDLPTGRLLAGTGEAPRAPRKRTGSLEIRGAREHNLKALSVSVPLGVLCAVTGPSGSGKSTLVDEVIYRHLARRLGVKDVEAPGVVDAVEGADGVKSITFVDQSPLGRTSRGNAATYTKAWDKLRELFASEPDAEVRGLTPAHFSFNVDKGRCEACSGEGYETVEMQFLADVALLCAVCRGRRFKEEVLAVRHQGFSVAQVLEMTVEEVLQHFGKDAALQRTLGPVARLGLGYLPLGQPLSTLSGGEAQRLKLARALASESKDALFIIDEPSAGLHAEDVRHVIDALHVLVDRGASVLVVDHDVSVMKASDWIVDLGPVGGRDGGRLVAEGTPSDVARGKGATAEALRGERRAQARPSKPRKAAKDAAPAIEVEHAREHNLQDVSCKIPLGKLTVVTGPSGSGKSSLAFDVVFAEGQRRFLETLSPYARQFLPTMPRPDVERVGSIPPSVALEQRTSRAGGTSTVATVTEVAHYLRLLFAKLGEPHCPKDDTPITSMSPELLFAQLQAMKGDGTVLAPAVRARKGTYLDVFTAAARAGITQAIVDGELASTDDPPRLAKTREHDIDLVMFEGKLAKLPRDLFDKALGWGQGALKVRTAKGETLLSTERTCPKCGTAVPELDPRWFSFNTKQGRCDSCEGTGVQGGPPAQAEGETAPCKACGGSRLDPVPRGVRLEGARYHEVVRQSVASALARVKGWKFKGDRALLGEPSRQELLRRMEFLERVGLGYLSLDRNAGTLSGGEMQRLRLSAQLGAGLTGAMYVLDEPTIGLHPRDTHRLLDNLRALVNTGSTVLVVEHDSDTIRAADHLLDLGPTGGRGGGRILAEGPPDVVLQGDSPTAHALRESQVRPPSGRGAPQKWIELKGARANNLKRVDLRLPVGRLNVVSGVSGSGKSTLVRQVLYPALREALELVSSKPGPFDSLRGVDAVKRVMSVDQSPIGRTPRSVPATFLGIWDELRRAFAATPEAKIRGFSAARFSFNTASGGRCTTCEGQGSISHEMSFLPDVVTPCEACGGARFDAATLEIRYHGLSIGDVLRLSADEAKDVFKALPKVAAPLQCLSDLGVGYLQLGQGSNTLSGGEAQRLKLASELTASSRHEPTLYVLDEPTTGLHLGDVEKLITFLGRLVDRGDTLVVIEHHPSVIGAADHVVELGPEGGEEGGLIVAEGTPRDVAKVKSATGRVLRSLFTSEEPASSRRGAGGTR
- a CDS encoding PAS domain S-box protein produces the protein MRVLIVAQGGADLSPLEALLEERGDTVVHVSRDVEVPAAWRAGACPLVVLDTRDEGSRVPLLRALRSLPGGNAAVVLLVARRGALHTATLALEEGADEVLAWPLDMEELKLRLGMAERRSLRRESRAGVPFGDALRDTLLAVSPVPTCITTLVDGRVVAANDAYFRAFGYTREEMLGKTTVELHLWDRPFDRAQVVERLRQHGTVRGADARYHTRTGEVRHTMLFMGLVPLGDEPHVISFFPDITPLKQAEEELRRSEVSFRTLIQSLPDLVAVFDRDARVRYANLKVARALGYSDVRELVGKHISDLIPPEDLASADARMHEALRTGRNALQERRMVRCDGGILHVESTTFPLHFDGEDSIVSVAHDLTERHQMQARLRLAERMASVGTLAAGVAHEINNPLAYLTANLSFAREELSHLPGPGEPGVEPEQSRSLADAQSALAEAQQGAERVRTIVRDLKTFSRVDALEDSIIDVRQVLDSTLNLATTEIRHRARVVKSFEDVPPVRANESRLGQVFLNLLVNAAQAIPEGAPERHEIRVTARVGDAARVLVEVADTGVGIAVEHLPRLFDPFFTTKAPGVGTGLGLSICHNLVTALGGEIRVRSSPGKGSTFQVLLPASEQPRAEPEPLVMETPAVEKRGRLLVVDDEPLVCTALGRTLRPHHDVTLATRAQDALERIEAGEHYDVVFCDLMMPGMSGMDFYSTLLKRHPDQARRVVFLTGGAVTPQARAFLETITSPHIEKPFAGRELLSLVQERLARV